The Thamnophis elegans isolate rThaEle1 chromosome Z, rThaEle1.pri, whole genome shotgun sequence genome contains a region encoding:
- the LOC116522793 gene encoding olfactory receptor 13G1-like — MRNKSCVTTFVMIGLSEKPKLQLMLFVLFLVVYIIALIGNLAIIAAIISYPKLHRPMYFFLFHLAVVDIICTSAIIPKMLGNIATSSKGISYSGCIVQLYSFTWCLGAEMVLFTIMAYDRYVAICHPLHYTIMMSKKVCMALSTVVILIAISNSWVHTGLIMRLTFCGPNGINHFFCEIPPLLALSCSPVRLNEVWVFTADIFLAMGNFMLTCLSYCFIVRTILKIKTSEGKKKAFSTCSSHLIVVTLYYSTVIYTYIRPASSYNFQRDKAVAALYTLVTPVLNPIVYSLRNNDVQAALKKVFFIT, encoded by the coding sequence ATGAGAAACAAAAGCTGTGTGACTACTTTCGTGATGATAGGTCTCTCTGAAAAACCTAAGCTGCAGTTGATGCTCTTTGTTCTATTCCTTGTTGTTTATATTATTGCCTTAATTGGAAATCTTGCTATCATTGCTGCCATCATTTCCTATCCTAAACTTCACAGACCAATGtatttcttcctcttccatttggCTGTGGTGGACATAATCTGCACTTCTGCCATTATTCCCAAGATGCTAGGAAATATAGCAACCTCCAGCAAAGGTATCTCCTACTCTGGATGTATTGTTCAACTCTATTCATTCACCTGGTGTTTGGGAGCTGAGATGGTCCTCTTCACCATCATGGCTTATGATCGCTATGTGGCCATATGTCATCCATTGCATTATACCATCATGATGAGCAAGAAAGTATGCATGGCACTATCTACAGTGGTGATTCTTATAGCTATTAGTAACTCATGGGTTCATACTGGTCTAATTATGAGGCTCACCTTCTGTGGTCCCAATGGTATCAACCATTTCTTCTGTGAGATTCCACCACTTCTGGCTCTCTCCTGCAGTCCAGTAAGATTAAATGAAGTCTGGGTCTTCACAGCAGACATCTTCCTAGCTATGGGAAATTTCATGTTAACATGCTTATCTTACTGCTTCATTGTTAGAACAATCCTTAAAATTAAGACatctgaaggaaagaaaaaggcctTCTCCACGTGTTCATCTCATCTTATTGTTGTGACCTTGTATTACTCTACAGTCATTTATACTTATATACGTCCAGCTTCCAGCTATAACTTTCAAAGAGATAAAGCAGTTGCAGCCTTATACACATTGGTTACACCAGTTTTAAATCCCATAGTTTATTCTCTGAGAAATAATGATGTCCAGGCAGCTCTTAAAAAAGTTTTCTTTATAACATGA